A single window of Dermacentor albipictus isolate Rhodes 1998 colony chromosome 1, USDA_Dalb.pri_finalv2, whole genome shotgun sequence DNA harbors:
- the LOC139054825 gene encoding uncharacterized protein, whose amino-acid sequence MDNTQSPTPESTTIKVRYQRNHYGHKPEIQHLGMSDNEKASVAENLERGVPMKTILKRIRTSVASKLRPVHLAECSTLHNIKRQFNIAAPERCHTNDAVSVDMWVLVMKEKGETLVRLYKAQGAVDPSGTFSSADFALVLMTEPQKELLEKLGPAGTVCLDSTHGTIEYLFDLTTLLVLDKVASVVAIAYFICNHMNEQTLTAFFKYLESAMAKKVAAKTLISDDASQFYKAWSRVMGAAKQKLLCAWHVDNNWRKKTLECVERQLRPHVYHSVWLLLEFLVEKAFEDYFKQFLSSEEEKLRDFLKYFKDHYAVRPQEWAYRFRTRAAVNTNMHLESKHRTLKRTMLERKQNKHGDKLISALMDLTNHFLMKRASQMMKGAKGKERRTI is encoded by the coding sequence atggacaacactcagagtccgacacctgaaagcaccaccataaaagtcaggtatcaaagaaaccattatggtcataaaccagaaattcagcacttggGAATGAGTGACAACGAAAAGGCCAGCGTAGCAGAGAACCTAGAAAGGGGTGTGCCCATGAAAACCATTCTAAAGCGAAtaagaacatctgtggcatccaagctgaggccagtgcacttggcagagtgctcaaccctgcataacatcaaacggcagtttaacattgctgctcctgaacgttgtcacactaatgacgctgtcagtgtagacatgtgggtgcttgtgatgaaagaaaaaggtgaaacacttgtccgcctgtacaaggcacaaggtgcagtggacccaagtggtacattttcttcagcagactttgctcttgttctgatgacagagcctcagaaggagctactagaaaaattgggccctgcagggactgtatgtcttgactccacacatgGTACTATAGAGTACCTGTTTGACCTGACCACGCTTCTGGTGCTAGATAAAGTAGCATCAGTTGTAgctatagcttatttcatctgcaaccacatgaacgagcaaactttgacagcattcttcaaatatctggagtcggccatggccaaaaaagtggccgctaagacattgatatctgatgatgcctcgcaattctacaaagcatggtccagggtcatgggtgccgcaaaacagaaacttctctgtgcctggcatgtggataacaattggcgtaagaagacactcgagtgtgtagagagacagctaaggccacatgtttaccatagtgtgtggctactcttagagttcctcgtggaaaaggcatttgaagattattttaagcaattcctttctagtgaggaagaaaaactgagggacttcctcaagtacttcaaagaccactatgcagttaggccgcaagagtgggcctatcgctttaggactagagcagctgtcaacactaacatgcaccttgagagcaagcacaggacgttaaagcgtactatgctggagagaaaacagaataagcatggtgacaaactaatttctgccctcatggacttgacaaatcattttttaatgaaaagggctagccagatgatgaaaggggcaaagggtaagGAGCGGAGAACAATTTAG